The Sulfurihydrogenibium azorense Az-Fu1 genome contains the following window.
ACGGTTTAAACAGTTCAAGTGCCATCTGTTTTGGAAGACCACATTCATGCATTTGAAGCTCTGGTCCTACAACAATAACAGAACGACCAGAGTAATCAACTCTCTTACCTAAAAGGTTCTGTCTGAATCTACCTTGCTTTCCTCTTAAAGAGTCAGAAAGAGATTTAAGAGGTCTGTTATTTTGAGTTACAATTCTTCCTCTTCTACCATTGTCTATAAGGGCATCAACAGCCTCTTGTAGCATCCTTTTTTCATTTCTAATAATTATCTCTGGAGCATCAAGATCTATAAGTCTTTTTAATCTATTGTTTCTATTTATAACCCTTCTGTATAGATCATTAAGATCTGATGTTGCAAATCTACCTCCATCTAAAGGTATAAGAGGTCTTAAATCTGGAGGAATTACAGGAAGAACATCTAAGATCATCCATTCAGGTTTATTTCCAGAATGTAAAAATCCTTCTGCTAATCTTAATCTTCTAATAAGTTTTTTTAGTCTCGCATCACTTCCTTCTTTAAGGATAACGTTTCTTACTGCTTCTTTTACAGTCTCAAATATAGGTATTTCTTTTACCTTTTCCCTATAAGCTTTGTAAAGTTTTTCTAAAGCTTCAGATCCTGTTAAAGCAACAACGGACTCATCAAGTTGATTTTGTTCTTTATTAACTATCTGTCCAAATTTATAGTTTTTATTTCCTGGATCTATAACCACATAGTACCCTTGAGAAATTACGGCATCTATTTCTTTCTCTGTTGGTTCTACATCTCCAAAACGTAAACCGACTTCTTGGAATTTTCTTGCAATTTCAGCTATTGCTTTACTATAAATTCTTGGGTAGTTAAGTTTAAATTCAAGACTAAGGTCATCAAATGTTCCTGCATAACCGTGTAACTCTTTTTTCAATTTTTTAATGAGCACTTCCATATCTATACGGGAGAGAATATCCTTTACTTTTTCAGCTCCCATACCGTACTCAAACTTTTCTGGGTTTGAGTACTCGTATTCTCTCTGTCTTAACTCTTCTTCTGATATTACTGAAAGTTTAACAAACTTTGTAAGTCCTCCCTCTAGTATTGGTAGGGTTCTTGGGTCTTTTTCAAAAGCTTCTTCTTCTTCCTCAGTAGGATGCTCTATAAGTAGGTATGATTCAAAGTAAACAACCCTCTCAATATCCCTTGATGTAAGGTCTAAAAGGCTACCTATCTTTGAAGGGGTTGATTTTAAATACCAAATATGAACAACTGGAGACGCCAGTTCTATATGTCCGAATCTTTCTCTTCTTACATCAGACCTTGTTACCTCAACACCACACCTATCACATATTGTTCCTTCGTATTTCTTCTTTTTATATTTACCACATAAACATTCGTAATCTTTTATCGGACCAAATATTCTTGCATCAAAAAGTCCGTCTTTTTCAGGCTTTAGCGTTCTATAGTTAAGGGTTTCAGGTTTTTTAACTTCGCCATGTGACCAAGATCTAATTATCTCTGGAGAGGCAAGAGATAATCTTATTGCATCAAATCTTTGAAAATTTTTTCTTTCTTTATTTTCCAAGGCACTTCCTCCTGCCTAAACTGTAGGTTTCTTTTCTTCTGATGTATCACAAGACTGGGATTGACCGTCTGTGATACACTCAACATTTAGACCTAACGCTTTCAACTCTCTAACTAATACTTTAAATGATTCAGGAACTCCAATATCGTAGTAATGCTTTCCTTTTATGATTGCTTCGTAAACTCTTTTTCTTCCTTCGATATCATCAGATTTAACTGTAAGCATTTCTCTTAGAGTGTAAGCTGCACCGTGAGCCTCAAGTGCCCAAACTTCCATTTCTCCAAATCTTTGTCCACCGAACTGAGCTCTACCACCAAGTGGCTGTTGAGTAATCAAGGAGTAAGGTCCAGTAGAACGAGCGTGTATCTTATCATCAACCATATGGATAAGCTTTAACATGTACATGTATCCAACAGTAACTTCTAAATCAAAAGGCTCTCCTGTTCTACCATCAATAAGTCTAACTTTTCCATTTTCTTTAAATCCTGCAGCTTGTAGCATTCTTCTTATATCATCTTCAGTAGCACTTTCAAATATTGCAGTTTCAATAGGAATTCCTATCTTTCCTAAATCTTTAATTAAAGACCTTAAACTTTCATCGTCAAGCTCACGTAAAGCTTTTTCTAGTTCTTTAGTATCTTCAACTCTTTTCTTTGTAAGAAGTTTGTCATTTGTTTCGTTAACTATAGAGTAATACTCAACTATCTTTTGGATAATTTTCTCTTTATCAAAGATATTTTCAAGCTCTTTTGAAAGTTTTTCTCCAAGTTTTTTAGCTGCAAGGCCAAGGTGTGTTTCTAGAATTTGTCCTACATTCATACGAGAAGGAACACCTAGTGGGTTTAAAACTATATCTACAGGAGTTCCATCTTCTAGGAAAGGCATATCTTCAACAGGTAAGACAACGGATATTACACCTTTGTTACCGTGTCTACCTGCCATCTTATCACCAACTTGTATCTTTCTCTTCTGAGCAATATAAACTTTTACAAGTTCAATCACTCCCGGCTTTAAGTCAGCACCTTCTTCTAAAACTTCTTTTTTCCTTTGATATATCTTTTCCCAAAGTTCTATCTGACTTTTTGCTTTATCAGATATCTCTTTTGCAAGATTAGATACCTTTTTATCTTTTATAAAGTTAGATGGATTTATAGCTATTATCCTAATTACCTTGTCAATGTTTTCCTCTGTTAATTTTTCTCCTTCTTTTACTATAACTTCTGTTCCAACTTTAATATCCTTTGAAACTTTTGAACCTATTAAAAGAGCTTTTAAATTTTCATCTCTTCTTTCTAATATAAACTTTTTCTTCTCTTCAAGTTCAGTGTTTAACTTTTCTATCTCTTGTTTTATAAGAGTATCAAAGTACTTCTCTCTCTTTTCTTTTTTATCTTTTCTCTTCTTAGCAAAGATCTGGACATCTACAACAACACCTTCAACACCTATAGGAACTCTTAAAGATGTATCTTTAACATCACTTGCCTTTTCTCCAAAGATGGCAAGAAGTAGTTTTTCTTCTGGAGTAGGTGTAGACTCTCCTTTAGGAGTTACTTTTCCTACTAATATATCTCCAGGTTTAACGTAAGTTCCTACTTTTACAATACCATGCTCATCAAGATTTGCAAGTAATCTTTCTTTAACGTTTGGTATGTTTCTTGTAATCTCTTCTGGTCCAAGTTTTGTTTCTCTTGCTTCAACTTCAAACTCTTCTATATGAATAGAAGTGAATACATCATCTTTAACTAATCTTTCAGATATAACGATAGCATCCTCAAAGTTGTATCCTCTCCATGGCATAAACGCCACTAAAACGTTTTTACCAAGGGCAAGTTCACCTTTATAAGTAGAGGTTCCATCTGCTATAACTGCACCCTTTTCTACTTTGTCTCCTACTCTTACTAAAGGTCTTTGGTTTATACATGTAGCTTGGTTAGATCCTTTAAACTTTTTAAGTTCGTATATATCCATTCCTATATCAAGAGGATCATGAGGATCTATCTCGTCTTCGTTTACTTTTATCGTTATTGAGTTTCCATCAACTTTTACAACTTCTCCACCTCTTTTAGCAACAACAGCTGAACCACTATCCTTTGCTATTATAACTTCCATTCCAGTACCAATCAGCGGATACTCTGTTTTAATAAGTGGTACAGCCTGTCTTTGCATGTTTGATCCCATAAGAGCTCTGTTTGCGTCGTCATGCTCTAAGAATGGAATTAATGATGCAGATGGAGATACTACTTGTTTTGGAGATATATCCATATAATGGACTTCTTTAGGATCAACAAGTCTTATATCTCCGTAAGCTCTTGCGAGAACTCTATCTGAGGTAAATCTACCTTTTTCATCTATTTCTGCGTTAGCTTGAGCTATAACATACTTTTCTTCATCGTAAGCTGTTAAGTATTCAATCTCGTTTGTTACTACTCCATCTACAACTTTCCTATACGGAGTTATTAAAAATCCAAACTCATTTAATCTTGAGTAAACAGTCATAGAAGACACTAATCCAATGTTTTGACCTTCTGGTGTTTCAATAGGACATACTCTACCATAATGGGATGGGTGAACATCCCTTATTTCAAACTTTGCACTATCCCTTGTTAAACCACCGGGTCCCAGTGCAGATAACCTTCTTTTATGGGTTAGTTCAGATAGAGGGTTAGTTTGATCCATAAACTGAGAGAGTTGACCACCTTTTAAAAATTCTACAATAGTCCCTACTAAATACCTTGGATTAATTAACTCACTTGGCTTTAAC
Protein-coding sequences here:
- a CDS encoding DNA-directed RNA polymerase subunit beta — translated: MRVIKNLKSNPFRKSLSKRKEIITPPDLLSVIRESFENFTQFHVNPLKRDPNKGLENLFRTSFPFVDPNGQLEVRYVGYEIGDWECGKCGKSLPEEVLGGPEVDCPHCGSPLIYKEKLSVDECKYKGLTYSAPLRVLLELVINNVDPKTGEVVPKTIRKQKLYFGELPLLTDYAYFMINGSERVIVSQLIRSSGIFFSAKEDKTKDIITRIIYEGSVIPEKGSRVEVQYATNAEIFYAKIDRRKILGTTLVRAFGCDTAYKILKTFYGKVEKYKVVNGELVEEKTGLPVSLEELANRDIFITYVTEEISDKGQPVSIRYEKYVPAENLASYINDDRYKIEEIVAVEPQVCNKSPYQRIIVETLKKDEPKINAMFSFRDAALVEIYKKMRPTDTAVLDPKAFMKRARELFENTFEDYQKYDLSRVGRVKINAKVHNVPKTIKPLDLEDFFEKFPPLMLDEDVKIRDTVYPAGTKIDRQLVEELKKHSFKEIKVKEYLDEEARTLQMADIIAIVKYLLELRYGKKTLDDIAHLGNRRVRPVGELLEVQARAGIARMQKAFKDRVAIVDIEDPQLKPSELINPRYLVGTIVEFLKGGQLSQFMDQTNPLSELTHKRRLSALGPGGLTRDSAKFEIRDVHPSHYGRVCPIETPEGQNIGLVSSMTVYSRLNEFGFLITPYRKVVDGVVTNEIEYLTAYDEEKYVIAQANAEIDEKGRFTSDRVLARAYGDIRLVDPKEVHYMDISPKQVVSPSASLIPFLEHDDANRALMGSNMQRQAVPLIKTEYPLIGTGMEVIIAKDSGSAVVAKRGGEVVKVDGNSITIKVNEDEIDPHDPLDIGMDIYELKKFKGSNQATCINQRPLVRVGDKVEKGAVIADGTSTYKGELALGKNVLVAFMPWRGYNFEDAIVISERLVKDDVFTSIHIEEFEVEARETKLGPEEITRNIPNVKERLLANLDEHGIVKVGTYVKPGDILVGKVTPKGESTPTPEEKLLLAIFGEKASDVKDTSLRVPIGVEGVVVDVQIFAKKRKDKKEKREKYFDTLIKQEIEKLNTELEEKKKFILERRDENLKALLIGSKVSKDIKVGTEVIVKEGEKLTEENIDKVIRIIAINPSNFIKDKKVSNLAKEISDKAKSQIELWEKIYQRKKEVLEEGADLKPGVIELVKVYIAQKRKIQVGDKMAGRHGNKGVISVVLPVEDMPFLEDGTPVDIVLNPLGVPSRMNVGQILETHLGLAAKKLGEKLSKELENIFDKEKIIQKIVEYYSIVNETNDKLLTKKRVEDTKELEKALRELDDESLRSLIKDLGKIGIPIETAIFESATEDDIRRMLQAAGFKENGKVRLIDGRTGEPFDLEVTVGYMYMLKLIHMVDDKIHARSTGPYSLITQQPLGGRAQFGGQRFGEMEVWALEAHGAAYTLREMLTVKSDDIEGRKRVYEAIIKGKHYYDIGVPESFKVLVRELKALGLNVECITDGQSQSCDTSEEKKPTV